A single genomic interval of Persephonella atlantica harbors:
- a CDS encoding endonuclease MutS2: MERFDLYTLEYNRFLEEIAELTPNGKTKEKLLSLKPSTDREEIKNKIEKTQQFLELLKEEGYLPISEYPDISESINILQIEESVLSTKDIWDIKTVLNISRHIKQFLQPHIKKREHLFPMYKNLYSSREIERIIDESIDSSGMVKDSASKDLADVRKSIKEVERTIISTLEKIIHSQKYSDIIQEKLITVRRDRYVIPVKYNFSGKIKGIIQDRSSSGQTVYLEPVSVVELNNRLSDLKLREQLEIRKVLKFLSDILRSKKNLIRKTFEEIINIDCLYTIGKYAVRFECIFPEISEDIELLDAKHPLFLLMGKDFHPIDIKIGNIKKGLVITGPNAGGKTVALKTAGIISALFQSGVPVPVSEGSKITLFDGIFADIGDMQSIEHNLSTFTAHIKNIDRILKNLTDRTLVLLDELIPGTDPDEGSALGIGILQKIKEIGSFVMVTTHFKQIKLFALTDDYFNVCSVGFDKNTLSPTYTLHYNSVGESMAFYIVEKLGFDSSVISISRKYVDREFAKLEEAIKTLEMYKSEYEKKLKELKKQNEELKKQKLQYEKLLSELKEQKKKGWESVQKEAEEYLRSIRQEGYRILQQIRNSHSGRPLEQFLREEKGKLSIGLEEEEIEGINAGESVKLKGKNTVGEVISVRENKAHVNFGGIKVWVKLSELEKAEKKPTEKKVSFSFKRKGGHIFKPEIKLIGKTKEEAIKELEQFMDRAVLEGFTTVRIIHGFGSGVLRKAVREYLDSLPYKIRYEDAPYQEGGMGVTVVHIK; encoded by the coding sequence TTGGAAAGATTTGACTTATATACTCTGGAGTATAACAGATTTTTAGAAGAAATAGCGGAACTTACCCCAAACGGAAAGACAAAGGAAAAACTACTATCTCTGAAACCATCTACAGACAGGGAAGAGATAAAAAATAAGATAGAGAAGACACAGCAGTTTTTAGAGTTATTGAAAGAGGAGGGGTATCTACCAATCTCAGAATATCCAGACATCTCTGAGTCTATAAATATACTTCAGATAGAGGAGAGTGTCCTTTCCACAAAAGATATATGGGATATTAAAACAGTATTAAATATATCACGACATATAAAACAGTTTCTTCAACCTCATATAAAGAAAAGGGAACATCTGTTCCCTATGTATAAAAATCTTTACTCTTCAAGAGAGATAGAGAGAATCATAGATGAAAGTATTGACAGCTCTGGAATGGTGAAAGATTCGGCAAGTAAGGATCTTGCTGATGTGAGGAAAAGTATAAAGGAGGTGGAAAGGACTATCATATCAACTCTTGAGAAAATAATTCACAGTCAGAAGTACAGTGATATTATTCAAGAGAAGCTGATAACAGTAAGAAGAGACAGATACGTCATACCTGTAAAGTATAACTTCTCAGGCAAAATAAAAGGTATTATTCAGGACAGGTCATCTTCAGGCCAGACAGTATATCTGGAACCTGTAAGCGTTGTTGAACTGAACAACAGACTGTCAGATCTGAAATTAAGGGAACAGTTAGAAATAAGAAAAGTGCTGAAATTTCTTTCTGACATACTCAGATCAAAAAAGAACCTGATCAGGAAGACATTTGAGGAAATTATAAACATTGATTGTCTTTACACTATTGGAAAGTATGCAGTCAGATTTGAATGCATATTCCCCGAGATATCGGAAGATATAGAACTTTTAGACGCAAAGCATCCCCTTTTTCTCCTGATGGGGAAGGATTTTCATCCCATTGATATAAAGATAGGAAACATTAAAAAAGGTTTAGTTATAACGGGACCTAATGCAGGTGGAAAGACAGTAGCACTTAAAACAGCAGGAATTATATCTGCATTATTCCAGTCAGGTGTGCCTGTTCCTGTTTCTGAAGGAAGTAAAATAACCCTTTTTGATGGTATTTTTGCGGATATAGGAGATATGCAGTCAATAGAGCACAATCTTTCCACATTTACCGCGCATATAAAAAATATAGATAGAATTCTAAAGAATTTAACAGATAGAACCCTTGTCCTTTTAGATGAGCTTATCCCCGGGACAGATCCAGATGAAGGTTCAGCGCTTGGTATTGGTATTCTCCAGAAAATAAAGGAGATAGGTTCATTTGTTATGGTTACAACACATTTCAAACAGATAAAACTGTTTGCTCTTACAGACGACTACTTCAATGTTTGCTCTGTTGGTTTTGATAAAAATACCCTCTCCCCAACATACACACTTCACTATAACTCTGTCGGTGAAAGTATGGCATTTTATATAGTTGAAAAGTTAGGATTTGATAGCTCTGTGATAAGTATATCCAGAAAGTATGTGGACAGAGAATTTGCGAAACTGGAGGAAGCCATAAAAACCCTTGAGATGTACAAATCGGAATACGAGAAAAAACTAAAAGAACTGAAAAAGCAGAATGAAGAGCTGAAAAAACAAAAATTACAGTATGAGAAGCTTCTATCAGAACTTAAGGAGCAGAAAAAGAAAGGATGGGAGTCTGTTCAGAAAGAAGCAGAGGAATATCTGAGAAGCATAAGGCAGGAAGGCTATAGAATACTTCAGCAGATAAGAAACTCCCATTCTGGAAGACCTCTTGAACAGTTTTTGAGAGAAGAGAAAGGAAAATTATCCATAGGTCTGGAAGAGGAAGAGATTGAAGGGATAAATGCGGGAGAAAGTGTAAAATTGAAAGGAAAAAATACTGTTGGAGAAGTTATATCTGTCAGAGAAAACAAAGCTCATGTGAACTTTGGAGGAATAAAAGTATGGGTAAAATTATCTGAACTGGAAAAAGCAGAAAAAAAGCCTACAGAAAAAAAGGTCAGTTTTAGTTTTAAAAGAAAGGGTGGGCATATATTTAAACCAGAGATTAAATTAATAGGGAAGACCAAGGAAGAAGCTATAAAAGAGTTGGAGCAGTTTATGGACAGGGCAGTTTTAGAAGGATTTACCACTGTAAGAATTATTCATGGTTTTGGTTCTGGAGTGCTTAGAAAGGCTGTTAGGGAATATCTGGACTCACTTCCTTATAAAATAAGGTATGAAGATGCACCCTATCAGGAAGGTGGAATGGGAGTAACAGTTGTTCACATAAAATAA